In one window of Tenacibaculum mesophilum DNA:
- a CDS encoding DUF368 domain-containing protein, with amino-acid sequence MYKERTLSQKITLFLKGLIMGGANKVPGVSGGMVAFVMGFYEELIYTFQRINGKAFKLLFNGRFKSFATYTNLQFLVWVMAGSMFSYFSVSLILDYFLKNYELYVWSWFFGMIIGSIYYISKDFGEWKLKTVLGLFIGASVGISISFMTPATENDNLWFVFLCGIIGVSGMTLPGLSGSFILILLGNYVLLLVDSVNVLGNVITNLLSGNFEVLNDQVKVRYLKIIGVFTAGSAFGLVSISHVLGYVLKRWHEIVTAIIIGFITGSLGVVWPWKETIYKKEAGVFLLDQSGNKIIENYQRFIPNFNNQETWVSIGFIIIGIALILIIDFYDQKRK; translated from the coding sequence ATGTATAAAGAGCGCACGCTATCACAAAAAATAACCCTTTTTTTAAAAGGCTTGATAATGGGAGGAGCCAACAAGGTACCAGGAGTCTCAGGGGGCATGGTAGCTTTTGTAATGGGGTTTTATGAAGAGCTTATTTATACTTTTCAAAGAATCAATGGTAAAGCTTTTAAACTGTTGTTTAATGGACGTTTTAAAAGTTTTGCAACCTATACCAATTTACAATTTTTAGTTTGGGTAATGGCAGGAAGTATGTTCAGCTACTTCAGTGTATCTCTTATTTTAGATTATTTCTTGAAAAATTACGAACTGTATGTATGGTCATGGTTTTTTGGAATGATTATAGGCTCTATTTATTATATATCGAAAGATTTTGGAGAATGGAAACTTAAAACAGTTTTAGGACTATTTATTGGAGCATCAGTTGGAATCTCTATTAGTTTTATGACACCCGCTACAGAAAATGATAATCTTTGGTTTGTCTTCTTATGTGGTATTATAGGAGTTTCAGGAATGACATTACCAGGACTTTCAGGCTCATTTATTCTTATATTATTAGGAAACTATGTTTTGTTGTTAGTAGATAGTGTAAATGTATTAGGCAATGTAATTACAAATCTATTGTCTGGAAACTTTGAAGTACTGAATGATCAAGTAAAAGTTCGTTACTTAAAAATTATAGGAGTTTTTACAGCAGGTTCAGCTTTTGGGCTTGTGTCTATTTCACATGTTTTAGGGTATGTTTTAAAAAGATGGCATGAAATTGTAACAGCAATTATTATAGGTTTTATTACTGGGTCATTAGGTGTTGTTTGGCCATGGAAAGAAACTATTTATAAAAAAGAAGCAGGTGTGTTTTTGCTTGATCAGAGTGGGAACAAAATTATAGAAAATTACCAGAGATTTATACCCAATTTTAACAATCAAGAAACATGGGTTTCTATAGGATTCATTATTATTGGAATTGCATTAATACTAATTATTGATTTTTATGACCAAAAAAGAAAATAA
- a CDS encoding DUF368 domain-containing protein, which translates to MNRTIKDYFVIMLKGIAMGAADVVPGVSGGTIAFISGIYEELLGSISNINLKLLKTLKKEGFKSAWKQVNGNFLVTLFVGIFISIVSLAKMISWLLMHHPVLVWSFFFGLVLASVIYIAKQVTQWNLASGILLMLGAILAYYITTLNPLVSENSSMSFMFLAGAIAICAMILPGISGSFILVLLGAYKPVLAAVNNRDLTTITVVGLGAIVGLLLFSRVLKYLFENYKNHTLVVLTGFIIGSLNKIWPWKKVLTYRTNSHGEQIPFNELSISPFSYDGNPQLMYAIILALIGFALILLLEKLAVKKH; encoded by the coding sequence ATGAATAGAACTATTAAAGATTACTTCGTAATCATGTTAAAGGGAATTGCTATGGGGGCTGCTGATGTAGTTCCAGGTGTTTCAGGAGGTACCATTGCGTTTATTTCAGGAATTTATGAAGAACTACTAGGTTCTATTAGTAATATAAACTTAAAGTTACTTAAAACTTTAAAAAAAGAAGGTTTTAAATCAGCTTGGAAACAAGTAAATGGTAACTTTTTAGTAACTCTTTTTGTTGGAATTTTTATTAGTATCGTTTCGTTAGCAAAAATGATTTCTTGGTTATTAATGCACCATCCAGTTTTAGTATGGTCTTTTTTCTTTGGGTTAGTATTAGCAAGTGTTATTTACATAGCAAAACAAGTTACTCAATGGAATCTCGCTTCAGGAATTTTACTAATGTTGGGAGCTATATTAGCTTATTACATCACAACGCTAAATCCGTTGGTTTCAGAAAACTCTTCAATGTCATTTATGTTTTTAGCAGGAGCAATAGCAATTTGCGCTATGATTTTACCAGGTATATCAGGATCTTTTATACTAGTATTATTAGGAGCCTATAAACCAGTATTAGCAGCCGTAAACAACCGTGATTTAACAACTATAACAGTTGTTGGTTTAGGAGCGATTGTAGGTTTATTACTTTTTTCAAGAGTTTTAAAGTATCTGTTTGAAAACTATAAAAACCATACTCTCGTTGTCTTAACAGGGTTTATAATAGGGTCATTAAACAAAATTTGGCCTTGGAAGAAAGTATTGACATACAGAACCAATTCACACGGAGAACAAATCCCTTTTAATGAGTTATCTATTTCACCATTTTCCTACGATGGAAATCCACAATTAATGTATGCAATAATCTTAGCCTTAATTGGTTTTGCACTTATTTTATTGCTAGAAAAATTAGCAGTAAAAAAGCACTAG